One window from the genome of Spirosoma rhododendri encodes:
- a CDS encoding TolC family protein: MFKRIATIGLGVVGLSVAFTACKTPALVVKNENRAVPVNYNTRTGEDSLNTGLMQWQQFFTDPNLDSLISQALRNNQELNITTQELTLAQNEANARRGEYMPFVGLRAEAGVDRPGRYTLQGATEEALTIRDRKIPDPLSNFAIGGVASWEVDIWRRLRNARQSAILRYQASTEGRNFMITNLIGEIASSYYELLAYDNQLVILKENIEIQSNALRIVRIQKEAARVTELAVRRFEAQVLNTRERQFTVQQRIVETENRINFLVGRYPQPVARTTQSFATMMPAIMHAGIPSQLLANRPDIKRAELDLAAAKLDVQVARANFYPRLDINAGLGFAAFNPMFILSTPQSLMYSLVGGLTAPLVNRIGIKSVYQSANARQTQAVYNYERTILNAYVEVANQLANINNLQSSYDLKTQEVLALTQSTDIANTLFGNARADYMEVLLTQREALDARFDQVDTRQQQMMAVINIYRALGGGWR; this comes from the coding sequence ATGTTTAAACGAATTGCCACAATAGGTCTGGGCGTTGTTGGGCTGTCGGTTGCCTTCACAGCCTGCAAAACCCCGGCTCTGGTCGTTAAGAATGAAAACCGCGCCGTTCCGGTCAACTACAACACCCGGACCGGGGAGGACTCGCTGAATACCGGGCTGATGCAATGGCAGCAGTTCTTCACCGATCCAAACCTTGATTCGCTGATTTCTCAGGCCCTGCGTAACAACCAGGAACTGAACATCACGACGCAGGAACTGACGCTGGCCCAGAACGAGGCCAACGCCCGCCGGGGGGAATACATGCCCTTCGTGGGCCTGCGCGCCGAAGCCGGTGTCGACCGGCCGGGCCGCTACACGCTGCAAGGGGCCACGGAAGAAGCCCTGACCATCCGGGATCGCAAGATCCCGGATCCGCTGTCGAACTTCGCCATCGGTGGTGTTGCCAGCTGGGAAGTCGATATCTGGCGCAGGCTGCGCAACGCCCGGCAGTCGGCTATTCTGCGGTATCAGGCCAGCACTGAAGGTCGGAACTTCATGATTACCAACCTGATCGGAGAAATAGCATCGTCGTACTACGAACTGCTGGCCTACGATAATCAGCTGGTAATTCTGAAGGAAAACATCGAGATTCAGAGCAACGCCCTCCGCATCGTTCGCATTCAGAAGGAAGCCGCCCGCGTGACCGAACTGGCCGTACGCCGGTTTGAAGCGCAGGTGCTGAACACCCGTGAGCGGCAGTTTACGGTGCAGCAGCGGATCGTGGAAACGGAAAACCGGATCAACTTCCTCGTCGGTCGGTATCCGCAGCCCGTAGCCCGGACGACGCAGTCGTTCGCGACGATGATGCCCGCCATCATGCACGCGGGTATCCCGTCGCAGCTGCTGGCCAACCGCCCCGACATCAAACGGGCTGAGCTGGACCTGGCCGCTGCCAAACTCGACGTACAGGTGGCCCGCGCCAATTTCTACCCCCGGCTCGATATCAATGCCGGCCTTGGGTTTGCCGCGTTCAATCCGATGTTCATCCTGTCGACGCCCCAGTCGCTGATGTATTCGCTGGTGGGTGGGCTAACGGCTCCGCTGGTCAACCGGATCGGCATCAAGTCGGTGTATCAAAGCGCCAACGCCCGGCAGACGCAGGCCGTTTACAACTACGAACGGACCATCCTGAACGCGTACGTTGAAGTAGCCAACCAACTGGCGAATATCAACAACCTGCAAAGCAGCTACGACCTGAAAACGCAGGAAGTGCTGGCCCTGACCCAGTCGACTGACATCGCTAATACGCTGTTTGGTAACGCCCGTGCCGACTACATGGAGGTACTGCTTACCCAGCGGGAAGCCCTCGATGCCCGCTTCGATCAGGTCGACACCCGGCAGCAGCAGATGATGGCTGTTATCAATATCTACCGCGCCCTCGGTGGCGGCTGGCGATAA
- a CDS encoding GNAT family N-acetyltransferase gives MFTDYTICVASAEHLMQAESICQQMQLSAQDRGTGIAGRTPDYIRQKMQAGTAIIATLPDGRWVGFTYLDTWDNGAFVSQSGLIVAPDFRHQGVAHRLKQALFTLSRRLFPDTKLFSITTGQLVMDLNRELGFRPVAFSELTHDAQFWQQCATCRNCDILARTGGKYCLCTGMLFDSAVPATGGCA, from the coding sequence ATGTTTACTGACTATACTATCTGCGTTGCCTCCGCTGAGCACCTGATGCAGGCCGAGTCGATCTGTCAGCAGATGCAGCTGAGTGCCCAGGACCGGGGCACCGGTATTGCCGGTCGCACGCCAGACTATATCCGGCAAAAAATGCAGGCGGGCACCGCCATTATCGCCACCCTACCCGACGGACGGTGGGTCGGCTTTACGTACCTCGACACTTGGGACAATGGTGCGTTTGTGTCGCAGTCGGGCCTGATCGTGGCCCCCGACTTCCGGCATCAGGGTGTGGCACATCGACTGAAGCAGGCACTGTTCACCCTGAGTCGTCGGCTATTTCCCGATACCAAACTGTTCAGTATCACCACCGGTCAACTCGTCATGGACCTGAACAGGGAGCTTGGCTTCCGGCCGGTAGCCTTCTCGGAACTGACCCACGATGCTCAGTTCTGGCAGCAGTGCGCCACCTGCCGGAACTGCGACATACTGGCCCGAACGGGCGGCAAATACTGCCTGTGTACGGGGATGCTGTTTGATAGTGCGGTTCCGGCTACCGGCGGGTGCGCCTAA
- a CDS encoding DUF7674 family protein, with translation MRTTIDQTNLRQLLAEQIPEAAATFKALPGGTSVFVTLHKLCEVTSVLAHQNRFRAVKHCLLAAEDLLLHAEPRISNAVCSVYVFQLSRLLDKRDARAEVIHYLLPKALRAEYRRQITSCLP, from the coding sequence ATGCGTACAACCATCGATCAAACCAATTTACGGCAGCTATTAGCCGAACAAATTCCGGAGGCCGCTGCTACGTTTAAAGCGCTGCCGGGCGGAACCAGCGTGTTCGTGACCCTGCATAAGCTCTGCGAAGTCACCTCCGTGCTGGCCCACCAGAATCGATTCAGGGCCGTGAAGCACTGTTTACTTGCCGCCGAAGACCTGCTGCTTCATGCAGAACCCCGAATCAGCAATGCCGTCTGCTCGGTGTACGTCTTTCAGCTGAGCCGCCTGCTGGACAAGCGGGACGCCCGGGCGGAGGTTATTCATTATCTGCTGCCGAAGGCGCTCAGGGCCGAGTATCGTCGTCAGATCACCTCCTGTCTTCCGTAA
- a CDS encoding DUF3127 domain-containing protein, giving the protein MALELVGKLIKTLPEVSGQSQKGPWSKQEFVLETLDSQYPKKVCLTAWGEKVNDLKQFATGDTLKATFSAESREYNDRWYTELRAFRIEIAEGEAAAPSAPAGGGYSSRPAQSAPASAPSKPAAASFNSAFDDDESNDLPF; this is encoded by the coding sequence ATGGCACTGGAATTAGTCGGAAAACTCATAAAAACACTGCCCGAAGTATCGGGTCAAAGCCAAAAGGGCCCCTGGAGCAAGCAGGAGTTCGTACTCGAAACGCTGGATAGTCAATACCCGAAAAAGGTGTGTCTGACGGCCTGGGGCGAGAAGGTAAATGACCTGAAACAATTTGCCACGGGCGATACGCTGAAGGCGACGTTCAGTGCTGAATCGCGGGAATACAACGACCGCTGGTACACCGAACTGCGGGCCTTCCGCATTGAAATTGCCGAAGGTGAAGCGGCAGCGCCATCAGCACCCGCTGGCGGTGGGTATTCGTCGCGCCCGGCACAGTCTGCGCCGGCTTCGGCACCGAGCAAGCCAGCAGCTGCGTCGTTCAACAGTGCGTTTGACGACGACGAAAGCAACGACCTGCCTTTCTAA
- a CDS encoding SDR family oxidoreductase, giving the protein MKDKIVLITGASSGIGKAMAFAFGREGARIVICARNAAALATVRAELEQAGITVLALTADVSVEADVKQLIDQTIAHFGRLDILINNAGISMRSMLIDTDPAVIQKVMDINFMGTVYATRYALPHIIQAKGSIVGISSIAGFRGLPVRAGYSASKFAMNGFLEAVRTELLHTGVHVLTACPGFTASNIRVAALDAHGQAKGETMRDEESMMSAEECADHILRAVKSRKRELILTGQGKLTVFLNKLLPAFMDKMVYNTLAKEKDSPLKQ; this is encoded by the coding sequence ATGAAGGATAAGATTGTACTCATCACCGGCGCGTCGTCGGGTATTGGCAAAGCGATGGCGTTTGCCTTTGGCCGCGAAGGTGCCCGCATCGTTATCTGCGCCCGCAACGCGGCTGCACTCGCCACCGTCCGCGCCGAACTTGAGCAGGCAGGCATCACCGTACTAGCCCTCACCGCCGACGTCAGCGTGGAAGCCGACGTGAAGCAGCTGATCGATCAGACCATCGCCCACTTCGGCCGACTCGACATTCTGATTAACAACGCCGGTATTTCGATGCGCTCCATGCTAATCGACACCGACCCGGCTGTGATTCAGAAAGTGATGGACATCAACTTCATGGGCACCGTTTACGCAACGCGCTACGCTCTGCCGCACATCATCCAGGCCAAAGGCTCGATCGTCGGTATTTCGTCGATTGCGGGCTTCCGGGGTCTGCCCGTCCGGGCGGGGTATTCGGCCTCGAAGTTTGCGATGAATGGCTTTCTGGAAGCCGTGCGGACGGAACTGCTGCACACGGGCGTTCACGTCCTGACGGCCTGCCCCGGCTTCACAGCCTCCAACATCCGCGTTGCCGCCCTCGACGCCCACGGACAGGCAAAGGGCGAGACGATGCGCGACGAAGAAAGCATGATGAGTGCCGAAGAGTGCGCCGACCACATTCTCCGCGCGGTAAAATCCCGCAAGCGCGAACTGATCCTGACCGGTCAGGGCAAACTCACCGTCTTCCTCAACAAACTCCTCCCCGCCTTCATGGACAAAATGGTCTACAACACCCTCGCGAAGGAAAAAGACTCACCGCTTAAACAATGA
- a CDS encoding gliding motility-associated C-terminal domain-containing protein, translating into MLNMYRFVWWWVSALAGLWLVSGGVARATHIVGGELELQRLTNSSATHRINLNLYFDVVNGSPQAEDISVMIFVFRKRDNVLVGNVEVARQSSQNVTYSNSTCARTDLQTKLIRYSADVTLSQNLNDPGGYYMSWERCCRNNVISNITNPGGAGSAFYLEFPAPYVGTTPYTNSSPVFGVAKGDYICIGRPFTFDFGAKDPDGDSLTYKLVTPYNGFSTATVPNPGLPSFGAAAIANPGPYPDVRWITGISTANEIPGTAPLQVNPRTGLLSVTADRAGLYVFSVEVDEYRRGVRIGRVRRDFQLKVIDCPKNEPPQLLFKLNGQKDFYREGTLVTLAEKDTNCLSLYVTDTEANQRITITNMSGSLPGLTLTPGVLQTKTTHDTLQTQFCFGRCVGNGGPVTLLIRATDEGCPQGLSDTLMIRLQLIGSANNKPKATTNLINNRGRVTVGSSLSFTAFGTDVDNDNISIQAVGRGFTLAQAGMSFGSASGVGKVSNPFVWKPGCTDATRAEYLVDFVVTDTRCNSTLRDTVTVNLGAVGLPSQPPSVRTSLSQQTVTMLVSTDPQAGGSSFVVTGDDPDRDTLLLTGVGRGFDMKAAGMNFTGKTGRAALTSPFDWKPTCELLGGKSEATFVVDFTADDRSCQPQHTAVTTVTFVIKDQSVNAEITVPNVFTPNGDGMNDVFTVKNLPDNACAEQFKSVEISNRYGRIVFTSRDPKFAWDGADMPTGTYYYFLQTTKRTFKGPVTLIR; encoded by the coding sequence ATGCTCAATATGTACCGGTTCGTATGGTGGTGGGTGAGTGCGCTGGCTGGCCTGTGGCTGGTTAGCGGTGGGGTGGCACGGGCGACGCATATTGTGGGGGGCGAACTGGAACTGCAACGGCTGACCAACAGCTCGGCCACGCACCGCATCAATCTGAATCTGTACTTCGACGTCGTCAACGGCAGTCCGCAGGCGGAAGATATTTCCGTAATGATCTTTGTTTTTCGCAAGCGCGACAACGTGCTGGTGGGCAACGTGGAGGTAGCACGGCAAAGCAGCCAAAACGTTACCTACAGCAACTCGACCTGCGCCCGCACCGACCTGCAAACGAAGCTGATCCGCTACAGTGCCGACGTCACCCTTTCCCAGAACCTCAACGACCCCGGCGGTTATTACATGAGCTGGGAACGCTGCTGCCGCAACAATGTCATCAGCAATATCACTAATCCCGGCGGAGCGGGGTCGGCCTTTTATCTGGAGTTTCCGGCTCCCTACGTCGGCACCACACCCTACACCAATTCGTCGCCCGTGTTTGGCGTGGCGAAGGGCGACTACATCTGCATCGGCCGGCCGTTTACGTTTGATTTCGGAGCCAAAGACCCCGACGGCGACAGCCTGACGTACAAGCTCGTAACACCGTACAACGGGTTCAGCACAGCGACGGTACCCAACCCCGGCCTGCCTAGTTTCGGAGCAGCCGCTATCGCCAACCCCGGCCCCTACCCCGATGTTCGCTGGATAACCGGCATCTCGACAGCCAACGAAATTCCCGGCACGGCACCCCTACAGGTCAACCCCCGGACGGGGCTGCTCAGCGTAACCGCCGACCGGGCCGGGCTGTACGTGTTTTCGGTTGAAGTCGATGAATACCGCCGGGGCGTTCGCATCGGCCGCGTCCGGCGCGACTTCCAGCTGAAAGTCATCGACTGCCCCAAAAATGAGCCGCCCCAGCTGCTGTTCAAGCTGAATGGCCAAAAGGATTTTTACCGGGAAGGCACGCTGGTGACGCTGGCCGAAAAAGACACCAATTGCCTGAGCCTGTACGTGACCGATACGGAAGCGAATCAGCGCATTACGATCACGAACATGAGCGGATCGCTGCCCGGCCTGACGCTGACGCCCGGTGTGCTGCAAACCAAAACCACCCACGACACCCTCCAGACGCAGTTCTGCTTTGGGCGGTGCGTGGGCAACGGCGGACCGGTTACGCTGCTGATCCGGGCTACCGACGAAGGTTGTCCGCAGGGCCTGAGCGACACGCTGATGATCCGGCTGCAACTCATCGGCTCGGCCAACAACAAGCCCAAAGCCACGACCAACCTGATCAACAACCGGGGCCGCGTAACGGTCGGCTCGTCGCTGAGTTTTACCGCCTTCGGGACCGACGTCGACAACGACAACATCAGCATTCAGGCCGTTGGGCGCGGCTTCACCCTGGCGCAGGCCGGTATGTCGTTCGGGTCCGCATCGGGCGTAGGCAAAGTGTCGAATCCGTTCGTGTGGAAACCCGGCTGTACCGACGCGACACGTGCCGAGTACCTGGTCGATTTCGTCGTGACCGATACCCGCTGCAACAGTACCCTGCGCGATACGGTCACGGTCAATCTGGGGGCGGTTGGTTTACCCAGTCAGCCGCCCAGCGTACGCACGTCGCTGTCGCAGCAAACGGTGACGATGCTGGTCAGTACCGATCCGCAGGCGGGGGGCAGCTCGTTTGTCGTGACCGGCGACGACCCCGACCGGGATACGCTGCTGCTGACGGGCGTCGGGCGCGGCTTCGACATGAAAGCGGCAGGCATGAATTTTACGGGCAAAACCGGCCGGGCCGCGCTGACCTCGCCGTTCGACTGGAAACCGACCTGCGAACTGCTGGGCGGCAAATCAGAAGCGACGTTTGTGGTCGACTTCACCGCCGACGACCGGTCGTGCCAGCCGCAGCATACCGCCGTTACCACTGTCACGTTCGTTATCAAAGATCAGTCGGTCAACGCTGAGATTACCGTACCGAACGTGTTTACCCCCAACGGCGACGGTATGAACGATGTGTTTACGGTGAAAAATCTGCCCGACAATGCCTGCGCCGAACAGTTCAAGAGTGTAGAAATCAGCAACCGCTACGGGCGGATCGTCTTTACCTCGCGTGATCCTAAATTCGCCTGGGACGGAGCCGACATGCCGACGGGAACTTACTATTACTTCCTCCAGACAACGAAACGCACGTTTAAAGGGCCGGTGACGCTTATCCGCTGA